From a region of the Zingiber officinale cultivar Zhangliang chromosome 4B, Zo_v1.1, whole genome shotgun sequence genome:
- the LOC121975555 gene encoding dolichol-phosphate mannose synthase subunit 2-like, with protein MELADKAVGFLLTAISISIFVYYTFWVIILPFVEKDHFVHEYFLPQEYAILLPVFAGVALLSFLCVFVGFVMIKSNNKKKSA; from the exons ATGGAATTGGCCGACAAGGCGGTTGGTTTCTTGCTGACGGCGATTAGCATCTCTATCTTCGTCTACTACACCTTCTGGGTCATCATTCTG CCGTTCGTTGAGAAGGATCATTTCGTGCACGAGTATTTCCTCCCGCAGGAGTACGCCATCTTGTTGCCTGTATTTGCTGGGGTTGCGCTGCTCAGTTTCTTGTGCGTGTTCGTTGGGTTCGTGATGATCAAGtccaacaacaagaagaaatctGCTTGA
- the LOC121978405 gene encoding cysteine-rich repeat secretory protein 38-like — protein MDINYEGWYRCIRSKQNLQTTQQTVNFTPISIFSTTTTTAAAGFYNDTIGRPPNQVYGLALCQGDLSLGACQGCLNASVTLITDRCPTGMNSTVWYNHCMLRYSNENFFSTVDIIPYVVYVKNLAMHNASDPRILIFQLGNLMNRL, from the exons ATGGATATAAACTATGAAGGCTGGTATCGATGTATTAGAAGCAAACAGAACTTG CAAACCACGCAGCAAACAGTGAATTTCACGCCAATCTCAATCttctccaccaccaccaccaccgctGCCGCAGGATTCTATAACGACACGATAGGCCGTCCTCCGAACCAAGTCTACGGCCTGGCGTTGTGCCAAGGTGACCTCTCTCTCGGTGCCTGCCAGGGATGCCTCAATGCCTCCGTCACACTAATCACCGACAGATGCCCCACCGGAATGAACTCCACCGTATGGTACAACCACTGCATGCTCCGCTACTCCAACGAAAACTTTTTCTCCACCGTCGACATTATTCCCTACGTCGTCTATGTAAAAAACCTCGCGATGCACAACGCATCGGACCCACGGATCCTCATCTTCCAGTTGGGAAATCTGATGAACAGACTTTAA